One Gloeobacter morelensis MG652769 DNA window includes the following coding sequences:
- a CDS encoding 2OG-Fe(II) oxygenase, translating into MRTSANGSGVGYYRLQPRAFSPAYLADLSGQILASPYLAINNLNRDFVATRGFSVVFTRAGLATVRRRFPFFGSYLDLALVEECNAFYLNPLLLEENSRVDPHIDRSLRSYCKTIEPPFAVSVLYVQVPTDLEGGELVLSRTRRPVGRIRPEINLLVHFQGDLTHAVERLRVPGRRLSLVCEQYQLDAEQLAQIPEFVIESRAAVRRGGY; encoded by the coding sequence ATGCGGACAAGCGCGAATGGGAGCGGCGTGGGCTACTACCGGTTGCAGCCTCGGGCCTTCAGCCCGGCTTATCTGGCGGATCTATCAGGGCAGATCCTCGCTTCGCCCTATCTGGCCATCAACAACCTCAACCGCGACTTTGTGGCCACCCGCGGCTTCTCGGTCGTCTTCACCCGGGCGGGGCTTGCCACTGTCCGACGCCGGTTTCCGTTTTTTGGCAGCTATCTGGATCTGGCGCTGGTGGAGGAGTGCAACGCTTTTTATCTCAATCCGCTGCTGCTTGAAGAAAATTCGCGCGTCGATCCCCACATCGACCGCAGCCTGCGCTCGTACTGCAAGACCATCGAGCCGCCCTTTGCGGTGAGCGTGCTCTACGTGCAGGTGCCCACGGATCTAGAAGGCGGCGAACTGGTGCTCAGCCGTACCCGCAGGCCGGTGGGCCGCATCCGGCCTGAAATCAATTTGCTCGTCCACTTTCAAGGGGATCTCACCCACGCGGTCGAGCGGCTGCGGGTGCCCGGCCGCCGGTTGAGCCTGGTATGCGAGCAGTACCAACTGGATGCGGAACAACTCGCCCAGATACCGGAGTTTGTAATCGAATCGCGCGCGGCGGTCCGCCGGGGTGGCTACTAG
- a CDS encoding class I SAM-dependent methyltransferase, translating to MTREALFDRYLAPVLKALIDEDAFLRPYRGIDWEQATSELRRPEVHYPPYYLENNFHGIPGGYLSMRAAVTYDPITQYVLWPNETWVRDCLVKSVTRPPARILDLGCGTGSTTVLLAGAFPEAQMTGLDLSPDMLVAARLKARREKLAIEWVHGDARTTGLPEASFDLVSASLLFHETPPAEVPVILCEMHRLLAPGGQCLILDGAQSTLRRVEWLSEIFEEPFIRAYAAGDLANDLAAVGFGAVRTEEHWLIHQVSRGVKPIWRPGLAYAGTRPQPSEAP from the coding sequence ATGACCCGCGAAGCCCTCTTCGACCGTTACCTCGCGCCCGTACTCAAAGCGCTCATCGACGAGGACGCCTTCTTGCGCCCTTACCGGGGCATCGACTGGGAGCAGGCCACCTCCGAACTGCGCCGTCCCGAGGTGCACTATCCGCCCTACTACCTGGAGAACAACTTCCACGGCATCCCGGGGGGCTACCTGAGCATGCGCGCCGCCGTCACCTACGACCCAATTACCCAGTACGTTTTGTGGCCCAATGAAACCTGGGTGCGCGATTGTCTGGTAAAATCCGTCACCCGGCCGCCTGCTCGGATTCTGGATCTAGGCTGCGGCACCGGCTCGACGACGGTGTTGCTGGCGGGTGCTTTTCCAGAAGCACAGATGACGGGACTGGATCTTTCCCCCGACATGCTCGTGGCGGCCCGCCTCAAGGCCCGGCGCGAAAAGCTCGCCATCGAGTGGGTGCACGGCGACGCCCGCACGACCGGACTGCCGGAGGCGTCCTTCGACCTGGTGAGCGCGTCGCTTTTGTTTCACGAGACCCCACCCGCTGAGGTGCCGGTGATCCTTTGCGAGATGCACCGATTGCTGGCGCCGGGGGGGCAGTGCCTGATTCTGGACGGTGCCCAGAGCACCCTGCGCCGGGTGGAGTGGCTCAGCGAGATTTTTGAGGAGCCGTTTATCCGGGCCTACGCGGCGGGAGATCTGGCAAACGACCTGGCGGCGGTCGGTTTCGGGGCGGTGCGCACCGAGGAGCACTGGCTTATCCACCAGGTGAGCCGGGGGGTGAAGCCCATCTGGCGACCCGGGCTCGCCTATGCTGGAACTCGTCCGCAACCGTCCGAAGCGCCATGA
- the glyA gene encoding serine hydroxymethyltransferase, translating into MSDDLLRATDPLVAGWIDQELDRQRSHLELIASENFTSAAVMAAQGSVLTNKYAEGLPSKRYYGGCEFVDAIEQIAIDRAKALFGAAHANVQPHSGAQANAAVFLALLERGDKILGMDLSHGGHLTHGSPVNQSGIYFEALHYGVDPVSHRIDFDQVRELAHTHRPRLIICGYSAYPREIDFERFREIADEVGAYLLADIAHIAGLVVAGVHPNPIPHCDVVTTTTHKTLRGPRGGLILTRDEALGKRFDKAVFPGIQGGPLEHVIAAKAVAFGEALQPEFKTYAADVVANARSLAERLTARGLSLVSGGTDNHLMLVDLRSVDLTGKQADLLMSDVNITTNKNTIPFDPQSPFVTSGLRLGSPAMTTRGLGTAEFGEIGEIIANRLTQPTDARVEADCLERVASLCTRFALYPHLGRVVAPVG; encoded by the coding sequence GTGAGTGACGATCTGCTGCGCGCAACCGATCCGCTGGTGGCAGGCTGGATCGACCAGGAACTGGATCGGCAGCGCTCCCACCTGGAACTGATTGCCAGCGAGAACTTTACTTCGGCGGCGGTGATGGCGGCCCAGGGCTCGGTGCTCACCAACAAATACGCCGAGGGTCTGCCCAGCAAGCGCTACTACGGCGGCTGCGAATTTGTCGATGCTATCGAGCAGATTGCCATCGACCGCGCCAAGGCGCTCTTTGGCGCCGCCCACGCCAACGTGCAGCCCCACTCGGGTGCGCAGGCGAACGCGGCGGTGTTTCTGGCGCTGCTGGAGCGCGGCGACAAGATTCTGGGCATGGACCTCAGCCACGGCGGCCACCTCACCCACGGCTCACCCGTGAACCAGTCGGGCATTTACTTCGAGGCGCTCCACTACGGCGTCGACCCGGTAAGCCACCGCATCGACTTCGATCAAGTACGCGAACTGGCCCATACCCACCGCCCGAGACTGATTATCTGCGGTTACTCGGCCTACCCGCGCGAGATCGATTTCGAGCGCTTCCGCGAGATCGCCGACGAAGTGGGAGCCTACTTGCTCGCCGACATCGCCCACATCGCCGGGCTGGTGGTGGCGGGGGTGCACCCCAATCCAATTCCCCACTGCGACGTGGTCACCACCACCACCCACAAGACCCTGCGCGGACCGCGCGGCGGCTTGATCCTTACCCGCGACGAAGCCCTGGGCAAAAGGTTCGACAAAGCGGTCTTCCCCGGCATCCAGGGCGGTCCCCTCGAACACGTGATCGCGGCGAAGGCCGTCGCCTTCGGCGAAGCCCTGCAGCCCGAGTTTAAGACCTATGCCGCCGATGTGGTGGCCAACGCCCGCTCCCTGGCCGAGCGCCTGACGGCCCGCGGCCTGAGCCTGGTCTCCGGCGGCACCGACAACCACCTGATGCTGGTGGACCTGCGCTCGGTGGATCTCACCGGCAAGCAGGCCGACCTGTTGATGAGCGACGTCAACATCACCACCAACAAAAACACGATCCCCTTCGACCCGCAGTCGCCCTTTGTGACCAGTGGCCTGCGCCTGGGCTCCCCGGCGATGACCACCCGCGGCCTGGGCACAGCCGAATTTGGCGAAATCGGCGAGATCATCGCCAACCGGCTCACCCAGCCCACCGACGCCAGGGTCGAAGCCGACTGCCTGGAGCGGGTCGCATCGCTGTGCACGCGCTTCGCGCTCTACCCGCACCTCGGCCGGGTGGTGGCCCCGGTGGGCTAG
- a CDS encoding glutathione S-transferase family protein, giving the protein MIDLYTFATPNGHKVSIVLEEVGLPYTVHVVDISSGDQHREEYLAINPNGKIPAIVDHDTGLTIFESGAILIYLAEKTGKLLPSEPAARYTALQWLMWQMGGVGPMFGQLNHFKRFADEHVPYAIDRYFRESIRLYRVLNRQLSRNLYVAGREYTIADVAVFPWVQIHAFQGINLEDFPAVEVWFERLKARPAVQRGMQVPAA; this is encoded by the coding sequence ATGATCGACCTGTACACGTTCGCCACCCCCAACGGCCACAAAGTCTCGATCGTGTTGGAGGAGGTGGGTCTGCCCTACACCGTCCACGTGGTGGATATCTCCAGCGGCGACCAGCACCGGGAGGAGTACCTGGCCATCAACCCAAACGGCAAAATCCCGGCGATTGTCGACCACGACACAGGGCTTACGATCTTCGAATCTGGAGCGATCTTGATCTACCTGGCCGAGAAGACCGGCAAGTTGCTCCCGAGCGAGCCTGCCGCCCGCTACACCGCTCTGCAGTGGCTGATGTGGCAGATGGGCGGGGTAGGACCGATGTTCGGACAGCTCAACCACTTCAAGCGCTTCGCCGACGAGCACGTCCCCTACGCCATCGACCGCTACTTTCGCGAGAGCATCCGCCTCTACCGCGTGCTCAACCGGCAGTTGAGCCGCAATCTATACGTGGCGGGCCGCGAGTATACGATCGCCGATGTAGCCGTCTTTCCCTGGGTACAGATCCACGCCTTTCAAGGCATCAACCTCGAAGATTTTCCCGCCGTCGAAGTGTGGTTCGAGCGGCTCAAAGCCCGGCCCGCCGTGCAACGGGGTATGCAGGTTCCAGCCGCGTAG
- a CDS encoding manganese catalase family protein, which produces MFIHKKEPIHAVKIDEANPRFAQLLLEQFGGATGELSAALQYWVQSFHIEHPGIKDMLQDIAVEEFGHLEMVGKLIEGHTKNVDQTDAFKSTLFAVRGVGPHFLDSQGSAWTAAYLNEGGDVVRDLRANIAAEAGARQTYEALIKLAPDEGTRKTLVHLLTREISHTQMFMKALDSLGKLTDPLFGSIEPDETVRLYYNLSSNGAQADERGPWNTEPTFEYVADPLARAQ; this is translated from the coding sequence ATGTTCATTCACAAAAAAGAACCGATCCACGCAGTCAAGATTGATGAAGCCAACCCGCGCTTTGCCCAACTGCTGCTTGAGCAGTTCGGCGGGGCGACAGGAGAACTTTCAGCCGCTTTGCAGTATTGGGTGCAGTCGTTCCACATCGAGCATCCGGGCATCAAGGACATGCTGCAGGACATCGCCGTTGAGGAATTCGGCCATCTGGAGATGGTGGGCAAGCTCATCGAGGGGCACACCAAAAATGTCGATCAGACCGATGCGTTCAAGAGCACGCTCTTCGCCGTGCGCGGCGTCGGACCGCACTTTCTTGACAGCCAGGGGTCGGCCTGGACCGCCGCCTACCTCAACGAAGGGGGAGACGTAGTGCGCGACTTGCGCGCCAATATTGCCGCCGAGGCGGGAGCAAGACAGACCTACGAAGCGCTCATTAAGCTAGCGCCCGACGAAGGCACCCGCAAAACCCTGGTACATCTGCTGACCCGCGAGATCTCCCATACCCAAATGTTCATGAAGGCCCTCGATTCGCTGGGCAAACTCACCGACCCGCTGTTCGGTTCGATCGAGCCCGACGAGACGGTGCGCCTGTACTACAACCTGTCCTCCAATGGCGCTCAGGCCGACGAGCGCGGCCCGTGGAATACCGAACCCACCTTCGAGTACGTCGCCGATCCGCTCGCCCGGGCACAGTAG